One window from the genome of Streptomyces sp. WZ-12 encodes:
- a CDS encoding TOMM precursor leader peptide-binding protein: MPEQVMEASEAVGQAAVGPAPVLGSGPLADALRRRPLPQGPAVFASDTWDGAGASRLARHRGEPVLPVLAEPGQVVIGPLVAPGRPGCPTCVDRRAWRRTPQRRADAAVRAQASQPAAGRPVPSGGLFGSVLERVLAAWDRWETAPTSAPDADGDGRPATRPVVVLDRRTLRVTTHRVLPEPGCAVCGDLPDDSPERAVVPLASRPTGHPGGSRQRALDPAQLVRTYLDPLAGVVPEVSLSMGHGLPFAEAPVVVPGTHDLADGPMAEFGYGRTTTFDSCRDVAVTEGLERLAGQLPRGKRTVVHGSYRELAERALDPRRLGLPPQDELTDDGPFHRYHPELALPWVWGYSLTARRPVLVPEQFAYYGRHRLPGAGPRIAYEISNGCALGASLEEAALHGLLEVAERDAFLLTWYARMTPPRIDLARCGPDVRLIEARIRHRHGCRVHAFATTVDNGVPTFWVMAEDTTGDPDRPRVVCTGGSSLVPEDGLLGALHELSQTVDYIARQYAAERDRARELTRDPDQVMTLLDHVLASATPEARPRFDFLFDRGEDHGEDPAQGHGEGGGAPVAPEELAGLWWRSRESDLTASLTALVARFADCGQEVVVVDQSSAEHLAGGFRAVKVLVTGALPMVFGHRRQRFADLPRLATVPVALGRRASPLTRDDINPHPHPFP; encoded by the coding sequence ATGCCTGAGCAGGTCATGGAAGCCAGCGAAGCCGTCGGACAGGCGGCGGTCGGGCCCGCGCCGGTCCTGGGCAGCGGCCCGTTGGCCGATGCGCTGCGTCGGCGCCCGCTCCCCCAGGGGCCGGCGGTCTTCGCGTCCGACACCTGGGACGGCGCGGGGGCCAGCCGACTGGCCCGGCACCGCGGCGAGCCCGTATTGCCGGTACTGGCCGAGCCCGGCCAGGTGGTCATCGGCCCGCTGGTCGCCCCCGGGCGGCCCGGCTGCCCCACCTGTGTGGACCGCCGCGCCTGGCGCCGGACCCCACAGCGGCGGGCGGACGCGGCGGTGCGCGCGCAGGCGTCGCAACCGGCCGCCGGGCGCCCGGTGCCGTCCGGGGGACTCTTCGGCTCCGTGCTGGAACGCGTGCTGGCCGCGTGGGACCGCTGGGAGACGGCGCCAACTTCCGCGCCCGACGCGGACGGTGACGGCCGCCCGGCAACCCGCCCCGTCGTCGTCCTCGACCGCCGGACCCTGCGGGTGACCACCCACCGGGTGCTGCCCGAACCGGGCTGCGCGGTATGCGGCGACCTCCCCGACGACTCCCCGGAGCGGGCGGTGGTGCCGCTGGCCTCCCGGCCCACCGGGCACCCCGGCGGCAGCCGACAGCGCGCCCTGGACCCCGCCCAACTGGTGCGGACCTACCTCGACCCGCTCGCCGGCGTCGTGCCCGAGGTCTCCCTCTCCATGGGCCACGGCCTGCCGTTCGCCGAGGCCCCGGTGGTCGTCCCCGGGACGCACGACCTCGCCGACGGCCCGATGGCCGAATTCGGGTACGGGCGGACCACCACCTTCGACTCCTGCCGCGACGTCGCCGTCACCGAGGGGCTGGAGCGCCTCGCCGGGCAACTCCCGCGCGGCAAGCGGACGGTGGTGCACGGCTCGTACCGCGAGCTGGCCGAGCGCGCCCTGGACCCGCGCCGGCTCGGGCTGCCCCCACAGGACGAGCTGACCGACGACGGCCCCTTCCACCGCTACCACCCCGAACTCGCCCTCCCCTGGGTCTGGGGCTACTCGCTCACCGCCCGGCGCCCCGTCCTGGTACCCGAGCAGTTCGCCTACTACGGACGGCACCGCCTTCCGGGTGCCGGCCCCCGGATCGCCTACGAGATCTCCAACGGGTGCGCGCTGGGCGCCAGTTTGGAGGAGGCCGCGCTGCACGGCCTGTTGGAGGTGGCCGAGCGGGACGCGTTCCTGCTGACCTGGTACGCGCGGATGACCCCGCCCCGCATCGACCTGGCCCGCTGCGGCCCGGACGTCCGGCTGATCGAGGCCAGGATCCGGCACCGGCACGGTTGTCGGGTGCACGCCTTCGCCACCACGGTGGACAACGGCGTCCCCACGTTCTGGGTGATGGCCGAGGACACCACCGGCGACCCGGACCGGCCGCGGGTGGTCTGCACCGGCGGCTCGTCGCTGGTCCCCGAGGACGGCCTGCTGGGCGCGCTGCACGAACTGTCCCAGACGGTCGACTACATCGCCCGCCAGTACGCCGCCGAGCGCGACCGGGCACGGGAGTTGACCCGCGACCCGGACCAGGTCATGACGCTGCTGGACCACGTCCTGGCGTCCGCCACCCCCGAGGCCCGGCCCCGTTTCGACTTCCTCTTCGACCGCGGGGAAGACCACGGGGAAGACCCGGCCCAAGGCCATGGGGAAGGTGGCGGGGCACCGGTCGCCCCGGAGGAGTTGGCGGGGCTGTGGTGGCGATCCCGGGAGAGCGATCTGACGGCCTCGCTGACCGCGCTGGTCGCCCGCTTCGCCGACTGCGGCCAGGAGGTCGTGGTCGTCGACCAGAGCAGCGCCGAGCATCTGGCCGGCGGATTCCGGGCGGTGAAGGTCCTGGTCACCGGCGCCCTGCCGATGGTCTTCGGGCACCGGCGACAGCGCTTCGCCGACCTGCCGCGGCTGGCCACCGTCCCGGTCGCCCTGGGCCGCCGGGCCTCCCCGCTCACCCGCGACGACATCAACCCGCACCCGCACCCCTTCCCATGA
- a CDS encoding LLM class flavin-dependent oxidoreductase codes for MQFGVSFLPDCREEWKSAAEYFSDALALCTLAESAGFASAKMTEHYLTDYGGYCPSPLNFLSAVAARTTRLRLITGCVLPAFHHPVQLAAEAAMVDAISGGRLEVGFARAYLPQEFETFGVSLDESTDRYRETIRAVLRLWTEERIDEETPYFSYRQATGRPSPVQRPHPPVWGAASMTPGSFQWLGGNGFGLLMTPSLNPAARMRPLVDLYRDAAAAAGHTPRIATSLPLILAETDAEAERLADRHIARYLEVWTEAVESWNGRESGDYQGYGDFGRKLAGVTPAYIREINGAIVGSPATAAERILRLVRDFGGVDQILWQVDIGAMPLAQARRSIEMFRASVVPLLREKLTALRTGARTRATSAG; via the coding sequence ATGCAGTTCGGAGTGTCCTTCCTCCCGGACTGCCGCGAGGAGTGGAAGTCGGCGGCGGAGTACTTCTCCGACGCGTTGGCGCTCTGCACGCTCGCGGAGTCGGCCGGATTCGCCTCGGCCAAAATGACCGAGCACTACCTGACCGACTACGGAGGCTACTGCCCGAGCCCGCTGAACTTCCTCAGCGCCGTCGCGGCCCGCACCACCCGGCTGCGACTGATCACCGGCTGCGTGCTGCCCGCCTTCCACCACCCCGTCCAACTCGCCGCCGAGGCCGCCATGGTGGACGCGATCAGCGGCGGCCGGCTGGAGGTCGGCTTCGCCCGAGCCTATCTGCCCCAGGAGTTCGAGACGTTCGGGGTCTCCCTGGACGAGTCCACCGACCGCTACCGGGAGACCATCCGGGCCGTGCTGCGGCTGTGGACCGAGGAGCGGATCGACGAGGAGACGCCGTACTTCTCCTACCGGCAGGCCACCGGGCGCCCCTCCCCCGTGCAGCGTCCGCACCCGCCGGTCTGGGGCGCCGCCAGCATGACCCCGGGCAGCTTCCAGTGGTTGGGCGGCAACGGCTTCGGGCTGCTGATGACCCCGTCGCTCAACCCGGCCGCGCGGATGCGGCCGTTGGTGGACCTCTACCGCGACGCCGCGGCGGCCGCCGGACACACCCCGCGGATCGCCACCAGCCTGCCGCTGATCCTCGCCGAGACCGACGCGGAGGCCGAGCGCCTGGCCGACCGGCACATCGCGCGCTATCTGGAGGTGTGGACCGAGGCCGTGGAGTCCTGGAACGGCCGCGAGTCGGGCGACTACCAGGGCTACGGCGACTTCGGCCGCAAATTGGCCGGCGTCACGCCCGCCTACATCCGGGAGATCAACGGGGCGATCGTCGGCTCCCCCGCCACCGCCGCCGAGCGCATCCTCCGCCTGGTCCGCGACTTCGGCGGGGTGGACCAGATCCTGTGGCAGGTCGACATCGGCGCGATGCCGCTGGCGCAGGCGCGCCGCTCGATCGAGATGTTCCGTGCCTCGGTCGTGCCCCTACTGCGGGAGAAGCTGACGGCCCTGCGCACCGGGGCCCGCACCCGGGCGACCAGCGCGGGCTGA
- a CDS encoding helix-turn-helix transcriptional regulator: MLVGRELERDELGRLLDDARKGSSGALVLHGPAGIGKSALLGDVVQRAEPDVWVLRAVGVEGEVELPFAALHQLLLPLMPYVARLPEPQAAALRGAFGLASAPAEPFLVALAVLTLLSDASEDVTLLLVVDDAHWLDGATADALMFVARRMERESIAMVLAVRDDASRPFPAPGLRQLQVQPLSTPAASDLLARHLPRATPTVRERLLREAGGNPLALMELPTALRPDHLDGSAALPEHLPLSERLHQLFRHRALSLPADHHRVLLLTAAESDGDLATVLGAAGDAEAAMDVLSAAASQGLLHLDQQHVRFRHPLVRSALYQGAPLNDRRAAHLALADAVGEEDDRYVWHAAAAALGTDDTVAERLATLAERTRRTGGVATAAQALCRAATLASDPGRRARWMVEAAECAWTAAKTTQAESLLDRAETLTDDPALRARTARVRGAITHASSDPALACRMLLDGARLVGGTDAELAGELLVMAARSAWVAGDPARLTEIGDAIGRLPHGPVAQADDATGGNAPPGLSAERAAASAYFSRHFHYLGGLGHGSHPRSHSSPPDIPVSGMAWLSPAHPRPWVWPPVFLPYLTGTTEEMLHAHQRAVDELRKVGAFGALPMSLAPLVALQLVTGQWAAAASHATEALILADDTGQLGAASHLRAMLAWVAAVQGNGDRCRALASESLALSAPRRINSAIGLAQWALGLQALAEGQPDRAARMLGEVASPGGPTEHFMVSWLVLPDLVEASVRAGDPEPARAALHSFEERAVPDQLPHLRAMWLRCRALLASGEDADALFTEALEAPHPSAFDIGRTHLLYGEWLRRNRRIKPARDHLHQAETYLCMLGAHPWAELTRRELRAAGDRAPDQRASEPTTDLSRLTSRELQIARLAAEGMSNRDIAARLFLSPRTVGYHLYKLFPKLGITSRTQLHGKTFD; this comes from the coding sequence ATGCTGGTCGGGAGAGAGCTGGAGCGGGATGAGCTGGGCAGGCTCCTCGACGACGCGCGCAAGGGGAGCAGCGGAGCGCTGGTGTTGCACGGGCCAGCGGGGATCGGCAAGAGCGCGCTGCTGGGGGACGTGGTGCAGCGGGCCGAGCCGGACGTGTGGGTGCTCCGCGCGGTGGGGGTGGAGGGCGAGGTGGAGCTGCCGTTCGCCGCGCTGCACCAACTGCTGCTGCCGCTGATGCCGTATGTGGCGCGACTGCCCGAGCCCCAAGCCGCCGCGCTGCGGGGGGCGTTCGGGCTGGCCAGCGCCCCCGCCGAGCCGTTCCTGGTGGCGCTGGCCGTGCTGACCCTGCTCTCGGACGCCTCCGAGGACGTGACGCTGCTGCTGGTCGTGGACGACGCGCACTGGCTGGACGGGGCCACGGCGGACGCGCTGATGTTCGTGGCCCGGCGGATGGAGCGGGAGAGCATCGCCATGGTCCTCGCGGTCCGGGACGATGCCTCCCGGCCCTTCCCGGCTCCTGGCCTGCGCCAGTTGCAGGTACAGCCGTTGTCGACGCCGGCGGCCTCGGACCTGTTGGCCCGGCACCTGCCGCGGGCCACGCCGACCGTCCGCGAACGGCTGCTGCGCGAGGCCGGCGGCAATCCGCTGGCCCTCATGGAGCTGCCCACCGCGCTGCGCCCGGACCATTTGGACGGCAGCGCCGCGCTGCCCGAACACCTGCCGCTCAGCGAGCGGTTGCACCAGCTCTTCCGGCACCGCGCGCTGAGCCTGCCCGCCGATCACCACCGGGTGCTGCTGCTCACCGCGGCGGAGAGCGACGGGGACCTGGCCACCGTCCTCGGTGCCGCCGGCGACGCCGAGGCGGCCATGGACGTGCTCAGCGCCGCCGCGTCGCAAGGGCTGCTCCACCTCGACCAGCAACACGTCCGGTTCCGGCACCCGTTGGTGCGCTCCGCGCTCTACCAGGGCGCCCCGCTCAACGACCGGCGCGCGGCCCACCTGGCGCTGGCCGATGCCGTCGGGGAGGAGGACGACCGGTACGTCTGGCACGCGGCGGCGGCCGCGCTCGGCACCGACGACACCGTGGCCGAGCGGCTGGCCACGCTCGCCGAACGCACCCGGCGCACCGGCGGGGTGGCCACCGCGGCCCAGGCGTTGTGCCGGGCCGCCACGCTGGCCTCCGACCCCGGCCGCCGGGCCCGTTGGATGGTGGAGGCGGCCGAGTGCGCCTGGACGGCGGCGAAGACCACCCAGGCCGAGTCGCTGTTGGACCGCGCCGAGACGTTAACGGACGACCCGGCGCTGCGGGCGCGCACCGCCCGGGTGCGCGGCGCCATCACCCACGCCAGCAGCGATCCCGCCCTGGCCTGCCGGATGCTGCTGGACGGCGCCCGCCTCGTAGGGGGCACCGATGCGGAACTGGCCGGGGAACTCCTGGTGATGGCGGCCCGCTCGGCCTGGGTCGCGGGCGACCCGGCACGGCTGACGGAGATCGGCGACGCGATCGGCCGCCTTCCGCACGGTCCCGTCGCCCAGGCCGACGACGCCACCGGCGGGAACGCCCCGCCCGGCCTCAGCGCAGAACGCGCCGCCGCCAGCGCCTACTTCTCCCGCCACTTCCACTACTTGGGCGGTCTCGGCCACGGCTCCCACCCAAGGAGCCACTCCTCCCCGCCCGATATTCCGGTCTCCGGGATGGCCTGGCTGTCCCCCGCGCACCCCCGGCCGTGGGTGTGGCCGCCGGTGTTCCTGCCGTACCTCACCGGGACGACCGAGGAGATGCTGCACGCGCACCAGCGCGCCGTCGACGAGCTGCGCAAGGTCGGTGCCTTCGGCGCGCTGCCGATGTCCCTCGCTCCGTTGGTGGCGCTGCAACTCGTCACCGGCCAGTGGGCCGCGGCCGCTTCCCACGCCACCGAGGCGCTCATCCTCGCCGACGACACCGGCCAGCTCGGCGCCGCCAGCCATCTGCGCGCCATGCTGGCCTGGGTCGCCGCCGTGCAGGGCAACGGCGACCGCTGCCGTGCCCTGGCCTCGGAGTCCCTGGCGCTGTCGGCGCCGCGCCGCATCAACTCGGCCATCGGGCTGGCCCAATGGGCACTGGGGCTCCAGGCGCTGGCCGAGGGCCAGCCGGACCGGGCCGCCCGGATGCTGGGCGAGGTGGCCTCACCGGGTGGGCCCACCGAACACTTCATGGTGAGCTGGTTGGTGCTGCCGGACCTCGTCGAGGCGTCGGTGCGGGCCGGGGACCCGGAACCGGCCCGGGCCGCGCTGCACAGCTTCGAGGAACGGGCCGTGCCCGACCAACTCCCGCACCTGCGCGCCATGTGGCTCAGGTGCCGGGCCCTGCTCGCATCGGGCGAGGACGCGGACGCGCTGTTCACCGAGGCCCTGGAGGCCCCGCACCCCTCGGCCTTCGACATCGGCCGGACGCACCTCCTCTACGGCGAGTGGCTGCGCCGCAACCGCCGCATCAAGCCCGCCCGGGACCATCTGCACCAGGCTGAGACGTATCTGTGCATGCTCGGCGCCCACCCCTGGGCGGAGTTGACCCGCCGGGAACTGCGCGCCGCCGGCGACCGGGCTCCGGACCAGCGGGCATCCGAGCCGACCACCGACCTCAGCCGACTCACCTCACGGGAGCTCCAGATAGCCCGCCTGGCCGCCGAGGGCATGAGCAACCGGGACATCGCCGCCCGGCTCTTCCTCAGCCCCCGCACCGTCGGATACCACCTGTACAAGCTCTTCCCCAAGTTGGGCATCACCTCCCGCACCCAACTCCACGGCAAGACGTTCGATTGA
- a CDS encoding FAD/NAD(P)-binding protein: MKSYQPGSDIAVIGAGAAGSLTATRLLQHADRHRLRLDVWLIDPARENGRGPAYGTEDARHLLNVPAGRMTAFAEDPAHLVHWLADRHPQHADHDAFVPRALYGRYLSHVLDDTARRTAGARLHRVHARAIGTAHHDDSTLSFLLSSGRTLRVDAAVLALGNFAADCRWAPEALRTSHRFVAAPWSPDALSAVPPGADVLLVGTGLTMADLTLSLRRPDRTLIAVSRSGLLPQPHAAEPLPQFPPPVTTGPPGLDAFRRAVLTHLSRSRRAHGDWRPGFDSLRPLTSDLWRQLPPADRTRFLKEHLRLWEVHRHRMPPPTAAAVRQACELGQLRLASARLTDATVTGDGVRVRLSTGTTLDVGAVVNCTGSRSDVGSLDDPFLHSLFKTGLARPHATGLGLSATRDGRLLSARGRGDTMAPLWALGSLLRGELLETTAIPEIRVQADEIAASAVALLTRGEHPQRHQGLFASP, encoded by the coding sequence GTGAAGAGCTACCAGCCGGGCAGCGACATCGCGGTGATCGGAGCCGGTGCCGCCGGCTCACTGACGGCCACGCGACTGCTCCAACACGCCGACCGCCACCGACTCCGGCTCGACGTCTGGCTCATCGACCCCGCCCGCGAGAACGGCCGGGGCCCCGCCTACGGCACCGAAGACGCCCGCCATCTGCTCAACGTCCCGGCCGGCCGGATGACCGCGTTCGCCGAGGACCCCGCGCACCTCGTCCACTGGCTCGCCGACCGGCACCCCCAACACGCCGACCACGACGCCTTCGTGCCGCGCGCGCTCTACGGGCGCTACCTCTCGCACGTCCTGGACGACACCGCGCGCCGCACCGCCGGCGCCCGCCTGCATCGCGTGCACGCCAGGGCCATCGGGACGGCGCACCACGACGACTCCACCCTCTCCTTCCTCCTCAGCTCGGGCCGGACCCTCCGCGTCGACGCCGCCGTCCTCGCCCTGGGAAACTTCGCCGCGGACTGCCGATGGGCTCCCGAAGCCCTGCGCACATCGCACCGCTTCGTCGCCGCACCGTGGTCTCCCGACGCGCTCTCCGCCGTACCGCCCGGTGCCGACGTCCTGCTCGTCGGCACCGGACTCACCATGGCGGACCTGACGCTCAGCCTCCGACGGCCCGACCGCACGCTGATCGCCGTCTCCCGAAGCGGCCTGCTCCCGCAGCCACACGCCGCGGAACCCCTGCCGCAGTTCCCGCCACCCGTCACCACCGGCCCTCCCGGGCTCGACGCGTTCCGCCGGGCGGTCCTCACGCACCTCTCCCGGAGCCGGCGCGCGCACGGTGACTGGCGGCCGGGCTTCGACAGCCTGCGCCCCCTCACCAGCGACCTGTGGCGCCAACTGCCGCCGGCGGACCGCACCCGCTTCCTCAAGGAGCACCTGCGCCTGTGGGAGGTCCACCGCCACCGCATGCCACCCCCGACCGCGGCCGCCGTCCGCCAGGCGTGCGAGCTCGGTCAACTCCGGCTCGCTTCAGCCCGGTTGACGGACGCCACGGTGACCGGCGACGGCGTCCGCGTACGCCTGAGCACCGGTACCACGCTCGACGTGGGCGCGGTGGTCAACTGCACCGGGTCCCGGTCGGACGTGGGCTCGCTCGACGACCCGTTCTTGCACAGCCTCTTCAAGACCGGGCTCGCCCGCCCACACGCCACCGGCCTGGGCCTCAGCGCGACCCGGGACGGCCGCCTGCTGTCCGCACGGGGCCGGGGCGACACCATGGCTCCCCTCTGGGCGCTCGGTTCCCTGCTGCGGGGCGAACTCCTGGAGACCACGGCCATCCCGGAAATCCGGGTCCAGGCAGACGAGATCGCCGCATCGGCGGTCGCCCTCCTGACGCGGGGCGAGCACCCGCAACGCCACCAGGGCCTCTTCGCCTCCCCCTGA
- a CDS encoding APC family permease produces MDMSAANKKNLSLFALIMIGLGSIFGSGWLFGAGQAAQVAGPAALVAWVIGAVFIGMIAMSYAEVGAAYPLPGAMARFGSITHGPVLGFVSGWAVWIAIASLIPIESIAGTQYMSSWSFGWAKGLVSDGSLTATGTLMALFLTFALWFACYWSVALLAKANTMLTLVKFAIPVLAVIALLASGFHTGNFTNHGGFAPNGWSAVLTAVTTSGVIFAFNGFQAVVNLGGAARNPGRAIPLALVGALSLGLVIYLALQVAFLGSVPPEKLAEAAGWHGINFASPFADLAKLLMLHWVVTLLQFGAFISPCGANIANVASASYMAQNLAETGFFPKKIAEVHPRYGTARPAMWVNLGVSVLLLLTIGHSWEALASVVSAAMVVSYLIGPIAVGVLRRTKPELPRPFRLPAASVLCPITFAFAACALYWSKWPNTGKVTLLVLVSVPIAALVLRRRGERNLARQFAAAWWLIGFLLWLSALSALGSTEFGGRGVIPGGVDIALVGVSALGFYFWAVRAGVQAHREGLTAADPVLRGEAASGSDADAESTGLPGQRSEERGALVS; encoded by the coding sequence ATGGACATGAGCGCGGCCAACAAGAAAAACCTCAGTCTCTTCGCCCTGATCATGATCGGGCTGGGGTCGATCTTTGGCTCCGGTTGGCTCTTCGGAGCCGGACAGGCCGCACAGGTCGCCGGCCCCGCGGCGCTGGTCGCCTGGGTGATCGGCGCCGTCTTCATCGGCATGATCGCCATGTCGTACGCCGAGGTCGGCGCCGCCTACCCGTTGCCGGGTGCGATGGCGCGCTTCGGTTCGATCACGCACGGCCCGGTGCTGGGCTTCGTCAGCGGTTGGGCGGTGTGGATCGCGATCGCCTCCCTGATCCCCATCGAGTCGATCGCGGGCACCCAGTACATGTCCTCCTGGAGCTTCGGGTGGGCCAAGGGTCTGGTCTCCGACGGCAGCCTCACGGCCACCGGCACGCTGATGGCCCTGTTCCTGACCTTCGCCCTGTGGTTCGCCTGCTACTGGTCGGTGGCGCTGCTGGCCAAGGCCAACACGATGCTGACCCTGGTGAAGTTCGCCATCCCGGTGCTCGCGGTCATCGCACTGCTCGCCTCCGGCTTCCACACCGGCAACTTCACCAACCACGGCGGCTTCGCCCCCAACGGCTGGTCGGCCGTGCTGACGGCCGTCACCACCTCGGGCGTCATCTTCGCCTTCAACGGCTTCCAGGCGGTCGTCAACCTCGGCGGCGCCGCCCGGAACCCGGGCCGGGCCATCCCCCTCGCCCTGGTCGGCGCGCTCTCCCTGGGCCTGGTGATCTACCTCGCCCTCCAGGTCGCGTTCCTCGGCTCGGTCCCGCCGGAGAAGCTGGCCGAGGCGGCCGGGTGGCACGGGATCAACTTCGCCTCCCCCTTCGCCGACCTGGCCAAGCTGCTGATGCTGCACTGGGTCGTCACCCTGCTCCAGTTCGGCGCGTTCATCTCGCCGTGCGGTGCCAACATCGCCAACGTGGCCTCGGCCTCGTACATGGCGCAGAACCTCGCCGAGACCGGCTTCTTCCCCAAGAAGATCGCCGAGGTCCACCCCCGCTACGGCACCGCCCGCCCCGCGATGTGGGTCAACCTGGGCGTCTCCGTGCTCCTGCTGCTCACCATCGGCCACAGTTGGGAGGCGCTGGCCAGCGTCGTCTCGGCCGCCATGGTCGTCTCGTATCTGATCGGCCCCATCGCGGTGGGCGTGCTGCGCCGGACCAAGCCGGAGCTGCCGCGGCCGTTCCGCCTGCCGGCCGCGTCGGTGCTCTGCCCGATCACCTTCGCCTTCGCCGCCTGCGCCCTGTACTGGTCGAAGTGGCCCAACACCGGCAAGGTGACCCTGCTCGTGCTGGTCTCGGTTCCGATCGCGGCCCTGGTGCTGCGCCGCCGGGGCGAGCGGAACCTCGCCCGGCAGTTCGCCGCGGCCTGGTGGCTGATCGGTTTCCTGCTGTGGCTGTCGGCGCTGTCGGCCCTGGGCAGCACCGAGTTCGGCGGCCGCGGAGTGATTCCGGGCGGCGTGGACATCGCGCTGGTCGGGGTGTCGGCCCTGGGCTTCTACTTCTGGGCGGTGCGCGCCGGCGTCCAGGCCCATCGCGAGGGTCTGACGGCCGCCGATCCCGTACTCCGCGGCGAGGCCGCATCGGGCTCGGATGCGGATGCCGAGTCGACCGGGTTGCCCGGGCAGCGGTCGGAGGAGCGCGGGGCGCTCGTCTCCTGA
- a CDS encoding helix-turn-helix transcriptional regulator produces the protein MSRGELADFLRRRREDLRPEQLPATAVHPPGRRARRTPGLRREEVAALAGVSTNYYERLEQARAPHPSPQVLAALGTALRLTAEERDHLARLAGQTPPGTGTATDIDATPVPADARQLLDRLGPMPGYLVNERQDILAWNAAAAALLTDFGWLPAEERNTVRLSIRLGGTLCSALAGAEGEFARQSAAQLRAASARHPGERVLGELVNEFAAHSPEFAASWRNHEVRAVPTLRKLLHHPELGDLDLDCQTLLLPGTDLRLVLYTAEPGTPSAAALARLG, from the coding sequence GTGAGCAGAGGTGAACTGGCCGACTTCCTGCGCCGCCGACGGGAGGACCTGCGCCCGGAGCAGCTGCCGGCGACCGCCGTCCATCCGCCGGGCCGGCGTGCCCGGCGCACGCCCGGACTCCGCCGCGAGGAGGTCGCCGCCTTGGCCGGCGTCTCCACCAACTACTACGAACGGCTGGAACAGGCCCGCGCACCGCACCCGTCCCCGCAGGTGTTGGCCGCGTTGGGCACGGCGCTGCGGCTCACCGCCGAGGAACGCGACCACCTGGCACGCCTGGCCGGCCAGACCCCGCCAGGCACGGGCACAGCCACAGACATCGATGCGACGCCGGTGCCCGCCGACGCCCGTCAACTGCTCGACCGGCTCGGGCCGATGCCCGGCTACCTGGTCAACGAGCGACAGGACATCCTCGCCTGGAACGCCGCCGCGGCCGCCCTGCTCACCGACTTCGGATGGCTGCCGGCCGAGGAACGCAACACCGTGCGGCTGTCCATCCGGCTGGGCGGCACGCTCTGCTCGGCACTGGCCGGCGCGGAGGGCGAGTTCGCCAGGCAGTCCGCCGCCCAACTGCGCGCGGCCAGCGCCCGGCATCCGGGCGAGCGCGTACTCGGCGAGCTCGTCAACGAATTCGCCGCGCACAGCCCGGAGTTCGCCGCCAGTTGGCGCAACCACGAGGTACGCGCCGTACCGACGCTGCGCAAACTCCTGCACCACCCCGAGTTGGGCGACCTCGACCTCGACTGCCAGACCCTGCTGCTGCCGGGCACCGACCTACGCCTGGTCCTCTACACCGCAGAACCAGGCACCCCGAGCGCGGCCGCCCTCGCCCGACTCGGGTGA
- a CDS encoding nuclear transport factor 2 family protein produces the protein MPGTPEETFRRLLDLLLAKDMDAVADLWAEDGTAAFPFAVGAAPRQLAGREAIRAYLADYPQRMDVRAVPAVTVHRTERPDTIVVEFTADGLTVRTGAPYRLDYIAVITVRGGLVTHYRDYWSPLATASAAGRLPELLDSLRSEATR, from the coding sequence GTGCCAGGCACCCCCGAGGAGACCTTCCGTCGGCTGCTGGACCTGCTGCTGGCCAAGGACATGGACGCCGTTGCCGACCTGTGGGCGGAGGACGGCACCGCCGCGTTCCCGTTCGCCGTGGGGGCCGCGCCACGGCAGTTGGCCGGACGGGAGGCGATCCGCGCCTACCTGGCCGACTACCCGCAACGGATGGACGTGCGGGCCGTACCGGCGGTCACCGTCCATCGCACGGAACGGCCGGACACCATCGTGGTGGAGTTCACCGCCGACGGGCTCACGGTGCGCACCGGCGCGCCCTACCGGTTGGACTACATCGCGGTGATCACCGTCCGCGGCGGCCTGGTCACCCACTACCGGGACTACTGGAGCCCGTTGGCCACCGCCTCCGCGGCCGGCCGCCTGCCCGAACTGCTCGACTCGCTGCGCTCGGAGGCCACGCGATGA